The genomic region TTTTGCGGGTAGAACAGGTGCTGCGCTACGCCAACAAGCTCCGGGGCAACGCCGCGGCCGATCTGTACGAGGTGTGCCGCATCAACCACCTCATGCACCGGCGCACCGACCACCTTTCCGGCGGCGAGCGGCAGCGCATTGCCCTGGCCCGCCTGCTGCTGGCCGCTCCGCGCCTGCTACTGCTCGACGAGCCCTACTCCAACCTCGACCGCGTACACAAGCAGATTTTGAAAGACGTGGTACGCGACCTGGGCGAGCAGCTGAGCATCACCTGCACCCTCGTCTCGCACGACCCCCTCGACACGCTCTCCTGGGCCGATGAGCTGCTGGTGCTGCAAGCGGGCCAGCTGGTGCAGCAGGGTACGCCCGTGCAGGTTTATCAACAGCCTACCAACGAGTACACCGCCGCCCTGTTCGGCGACTATCACCTGCTGACCGGCCCGGCGGCCGGCGCCCTCACCAAAGCTGCCGGCCGCCGCCTGCCGAAGGAAAAACGGCTACTGCTGCGCCCCGAGCAGGTGCAGCTAACTACAGCAGCTCCCGAAGGAGCTGTTGTGGCCACCGTGCAGGCCGTGCAGTTTTTTGGGAGCTACTACGAAACGGAAGTGGAGCTGCTGGGTAGTCGTC from Hymenobacter aerilatus harbors:
- a CDS encoding ATP-binding cassette domain-containing protein, which translates into the protein MSLLTVSDIRLEEKGNLALQDISFLQQRFQKLAVAGETGSGKSTLLQTIAGLVQPSAGTVMFEGSRVRGPAEKLIPGQAGIAYLSQQFELPQFLRVEQVLRYANKLRGNAAADLYEVCRINHLMHRRTDHLSGGERQRIALARLLLAAPRLLLLDEPYSNLDRVHKQILKDVVRDLGEQLSITCTLVSHDPLDTLSWADELLVLQAGQLVQQGTPVQVYQQPTNEYTAALFGDYHLLTGPAAGALTKAAGRRLPKEKRLLLRPEQVQLTTAAPEGAVVATVQAVQFFGSYYETEVELLGSRLTAKTSMPPAAPGHAVAVSYPGPQMWFL